In Cicer arietinum cultivar CDC Frontier isolate Library 1 chromosome 1, Cicar.CDCFrontier_v2.0, whole genome shotgun sequence, one DNA window encodes the following:
- the LOC101502795 gene encoding uncharacterized protein — MTETCSVSDTITTWITPSSIFLMVNLVIGTIAIITRFATHRKRQLDSSHKLVRSTSSFQLGCYKYEPSTITMPEETQIEPVQNNDSSRLNQVKSGLCLTQIDEEPVEPTPNPLVRAPSLLERLLSISFRRSESVKVEEEKKPESESEADTEEGVDAKADDFIKRFKQQLRLERLDSMLRYKDILHRR; from the coding sequence ATGACTGAAACATGTTCAGTTTCAGATACCATAACAACTTGGATTACTCCATCCTCTATATTCTTAATGGTAAATCTTGTCATCGGCACCATCGCTATTATAACTCGTTTCGCAACTCACAGAAAACGCCAACTCGACTCGTCTCACAAACTCGTCCGTTCCACCTCATCGTTTCAACTCGGTTGCTATAAATATGAACCGTCAACAATAACAATGCCCGAAGAAACACAAATCGAACCGGTTCAAAATAACGACTCATCCCGGTTGAACCAGGTCAAGTCCGGTCTATGTTTAACACAAATTGATGAAGAACCGGTTGAGCCGACACCGAATCCGTTGGTACGAGCTCCGTCGCTCTTGGAACGACTGTTGTCGATCAGTTTCCGACGATCGGAGTCGGTAAAGGTGGAGGAGGAGAAGAAACCTGAATCGGAATCGGAAGCCGATACTGAGGAAGGTGTGGATGCAAAAGCTgatgattttattaaaagatttaAGCAGCAACTTAGGTTGGAAAGGCTTGATTCAATGCTACGTTACAAAGATATACTTCATCGACGTTGA
- the LOC101503115 gene encoding translation machinery-associated protein 22, with translation MAEKPQPVRVQYCQVCSLPPEYCEFGSDFDKCKPWLIQNVPDLYPHLINEANEKEADKVADKLQGTAISSGSSDAAASSATKQEEVKRLPGGKIKKKDKQEVIIEKVVRNKRKSITTVKGLELFGVKLSDASKKLGKKFATGASVVKGPTEKEQIDVQGDISYDIVEFITDTWPDVPEKAIFFIEDGKKVPAA, from the exons ATGGCAGAGAAACCCCAACCGGTTCGGGTACAATACTGCCAAGTTTGCAGTTTACCACCCGAGTATTGTGAATTCGGATCCGATTTCGATAAATGTAAACCCTGGTTGATCCAAAATGTGCCTGACCTATATCCTCATCTTATTAACG AGGCTAATGAGAAGGAAGCTGATAAAGTTGCTGATAAGTTACAAGGCACTGCTATATCTTCTGGTTCTAGTGATGCTGCTGCTTCCtcag CAACGAAGCAAGAAGAGGTCAAGCGTCTTCCTGGTGGGAAGATAAAGAAAAAG GATAAGCAAGAAGTTATTATTGAGAAGGTTGTACGTAACAAACGAAAAAGTATCACCACCGTGAAAGGCTTGGAACTTTTTG GTGTCAAGCTCAGTGACGCTTCAAAGAAACTCGGGAAAAAGTTTGCCACAGGAGCCTCTGTTGTCAAG GGCCCAACTGAGAAAGAGCAAATTGATGTTCAAGGGGATATATCTTATGACATCGTAGAGTTCATTACAGATACATGGCCTGAC GTACCAGAAAAAGCAATTTTCTTTATAGAAGATGGGAAAAAGGTTCCAGCTGCttaa
- the LOC101503441 gene encoding perakine reductase-like — translation MEDIPRPRVKLGSQGLEVSKLGFGCSGMTRMYYAPVPEEVGIALIKYAFNKGITFFDTADVYGPPHGANEIIVGKALKDLPRDQIQIATKFGIVKMEPNNVIINGTPEYVRSCCEASLQRLGVNYIDLYYQHRIDTTVPIEDTMGELKKLVEERKIKYIGLSEASPNTIRRAHAIHPVTAVQMEWSLWTREIEQDIVPLCRELGIGIVSYSPLGRGFLGGKAVTENLATNSFLVSHPRFQGKNLDKNKILYSRIEKLAEKHGCTSSQLALAWICNQGDNVVPIPGTTKTKNIDSNVGSFEVKLNKDDLREITNAIPISEVAGDRIADIYVKFLWKFANTPLKP, via the exons ATGGAAGATATACCTCGACCTCGAGTGAAGCTTGGAAGCCAAGGCCTAGAG GTTTCAAAGTTGGGGTTTGGATGCTCAGGTATGACTAGAATGTATTACGCCCCTGTTCCTGAAGAGGTTGGAATCGCTTTGATCAAATATGCATTCAACAAAGGAATCACTTTCTTTGACACAGCAGATGTTTATGGACCACCCCATGGTGCCAACGAAATCATTGTCGGAAAG GCGCTGAAGGATTTGCCACGAGATCAAATTCAAATAGCCACAAAGTTTGGAATTGTGAAAATGGAACCAAATAATGTCATAATAAATGGTACACCAGAATATGTTCGATCATGTTGTGAAGCTAGCCTCCAACGCCTTGGGGTGAATTACATTGATCTCTATTATCAACACCGTATTGACACCACAGTACCTATTGAAGACACA ATGGGGGAGCTTAAGAAGTTGGTGGAAGAGAGAAAGATAAAATACATAGGATTATCTGAAGCGAGTCCAAACACAATTAGGAGGGCACATGCAATTCATCCTGTAACCGCTGTTCAAATGGAATGGTCCCTTTGGACTCGTGAAATTGAGCAAGATATTGTTCCACTTTGCAG GGAACTTGGAATTGGAATAGTATCATACAGCCCTCTTGGCCGCGGATTTTTAGGTGGCAAGGCTGTCACAGAAAACTTAGCTACAAACAGTTTTTTG GTTTCTCATCCAAGGTTCCAAGGGAAGAACCTTGATAAGAACAAAATCTTATATTCTAGGATAGAAAAGTTGGCAGAGAAGCATGGATGTACATCTTCACAACTTGCTCTTGCATGGATTTGCAATCAAGGAGACAATGTGGTACCCATCCCTG GAACTACCAagacaaaaaatattgatagtAACGTGGGTTCATTTGAAGTGAAGCTCAACAAAGATGATTTGAGGGAGATTACAAATGCCATACCAATCTCTGAGGTGGCAGGGGATCGAATTGCAgatatttatgttaaatttttatGGAAATTTGCTAATACTCCACTAAAACCATAG
- the LOC101503989 gene encoding uncharacterized protein, which translates to MSATTSQIEEQADKVSIRAIHKGLTLCEQCKSNPSKYKCPGCSIQSCSLPCVKAHKQRTGCTGKRNQTQFVPISQFNDDILLSDYNLLEEVKRVAEASERKRSKLGMYTYFKLPYHLKSLRDAAGSRSTKLFFLPNGMSKRENNKSQYNQRKKFISWTIEWRFHSTNIVLHDHGVHESTSFCSVLEKHLKPGPWNHQLKEFCNDQLDRLKLFIRKYPKGPKSPFKELDMKAPIREQLKNVVILEFPVVFVFLPSHNINFEVIKDVDCSTPKSPLKDSEINLSPEGITFREEVVIEDDNSDPKVFDLLKFVETVEPSSSHQAPNDSLDKPVFEGEIEGNLSPASLIDRELKMSEGVTFDFEQEFMDDIYADLMSHLNPDEFLNFDNEFAKKDEVDLFGADGEFRVPKELEEGEILE; encoded by the exons ATGTCTGCTACTACATCCCAAATAGAAGAACAAGCAGATAAGGTCTCAATTAGAGCCATCCACAAAGGGCTAACCCTATGTGAACAATGCAAATCTAACCCATCAAAGTACAAGTGCCCTGGTTGCTCCATACAATCATGCAGTCTTCCTTGTGTAAAAGCTCACAAACAGCGTACCGGGTGTACTGGAAAGAGGAACCAAACTCAATTTGTTCCTATTTCTCAGTTCAATGACGATATCTTATTATCTG ATTATAATTTGCTTGAGGAAGTGAAGAGGGTGGCTGAAGCTTCTGAGAGAAAGAGAAGTAAATTAGGCATGTATACATATTTTAAGTTACCTTATCACCTCAAAAGCCTACGAGATGCTGCTGGAAGCCGGAGCACTAAACTGTTTTTTCTCCCTAATGGAATGTCAAAAAGAGAGAATAATAAGTCTCAATATAACCAAAG GAAGAAGTTTATATCTTGGACAATAGAATGGCGTTTTCACTCAACAAATATTGTTTTACACGACCACGG AGTTCATGAAAGTACAAGCTTTTGCTCTGTTCTTGAGAAGCACCTCAAACCTGGTCCTTGGAATCATCAACTAAAGGAATTTTGTAATGACCAACTGGATCGTCTCAAGCTCTTCATTCGTAAATATCCAAAG GGTCCCAAGTCACCCTTCAAAGAGTTGGATATGAAAGCACCAATCAGAGAGCAATTGAAAAATGTAGTCATTTTGGAGTTTCctgttgtttttgttttcttgccGTCTCACAACATCAATTTTGAAGTTATTAAGGACGTCGATTGTAGTACACCTAAATCACCGCTGAAAGATAGTGAAATCAACCTAAGTCCAGAAGGTATAACGTTCAGGGAAGAAGTAGTGATAGAAGATGACAACAGTGATCCTAAGGTTTTTGATCTCCTGAAGTTCGTGGAAACCGTGGAACCAAGTTCATCGCATCAAGCACCAAATGATTCATTAGATAAACCAGTGTTTGAAGGAGAGATTGAGGGTAATCTTTCCCCCGCTTCTCTGATAGACAGGGAACTAAAAATGTCTGAAGGTGTGACATTTGACTTTGAGCAAGAATTTATGGATGATATCTATGCTGATCTTATGTCTCACTTGAATCCTGATGAATTCCTCAATTTTGATAATGAATTTGCCAAAAAAGATGAAGTAGATCTGTTTGGTGCTGATGGCGAGTTCCGCGTGCCAAAGGAATTGGAGGAAGGGGAAATTCTAGAATGA